The following proteins are co-located in the Bos indicus isolate NIAB-ARS_2022 breed Sahiwal x Tharparkar chromosome 8, NIAB-ARS_B.indTharparkar_mat_pri_1.0, whole genome shotgun sequence genome:
- the TLR4 gene encoding toll-like receptor 4 isoform X2: protein MPLLNLSLDLSLNPLDFIEPGTFKEIKLNGLTLRSNFNSSHVMKTCIQGLAGLKTNRLVLGEFKNERKLQRFDRSFLEGLCNLTIEQFRIAYLDKFSGDDTDLFNCLANVSVISLLSISLGSLQALLKDFRWQHLEIINCDFDKFPALKLSSLKKFVFTDNKDISTFTEFQLPSLQYLDLKRNHLSFKGCCSHTDFGTTNLKHLDLSFNDVITLGSNFMGLEQLEHLDFQHSTLKQINAFSAFLSLRNLRYLDISYTNIRIVFHGIFTGLVSLQTLKMAGNSFQNNLLPDIFTELTNLTVLDLSKCQLEQVAQTAFHSLSSLQVLNMSHNKLLSLDTFLYEPLHSLRILDCSFNRIMASKEQELQNLPRSLTWLNLTQNAFACVCEHQSFLQWVKDQRQLLVGAEQMMCAEPLDMEDMPVLSFRNATCQLSKTIISVSVVTVLLVSVVGILVYKFYFHLMLLAGCKKYGRGESTYDAFVIYSSQDEDWVRNELVKNLEEGVPPFQLCLHYRDFIPGVAIAANIIQEGFHKSRKVIVVVSQHFIQSRWCIFEYEIAQTWQFLSSRAGIIFIVLQKLEKSLLRQQVELYRLLSRNTYLEWEDSVLGRHVFWRRLRKALLAGKPQSPEGTADAETNPQEATTST, encoded by the coding sequence ATGCCCCTACTCAACCTCTCTTTAGATTTGTCCTTGAACCCTTTAGACTTTATTGAACCAGGTACCTTTAAAGAAATTAAGCTCAATGGATTGACTCTGCGAAGTAATTTTAACAGTTCACATGTCATGAAAACCTGTATTCAAGGTCTGGCTGGTTTAAAAACCAACCGGCTGGTTTTGggagaatttaaaaatgaaaggaagttGCAAAGATTTGACAGATCTTTCCTGGAGGGACTGTGCAACCTGACCATTGAACAATTCCGGATAGCGTACTTGGACAAATTCTCAGGGGACGATACAGACTTATTTAATTGTTTGGCAAATGTTTCTGTGATTTCTCTGTTGAGTATATCTTTAGGAAGTCTACAAGCCCTTCTTAAAGATTTTAGATGGCAACACTTAGAAATTATTAACTGTGACTTTGacaagtttcctgcattgaagcTCAGTTCTCTCAAAAAGTTTGTTTTCACAGACAACAAAGATATAAGCACTTTTACTGAGTTTCAGCTACCGAGCCTTCAGTATCTAGATCTCAAAAGAAATCACTTGAGTTTCAAGGGGTGCTGTTCTCACACTGATTTTGGGACAACCAACCTGAAGCATTTAGATCTGAGCTTCAATGATGTCATTACCTTAGGTTCAAACTTCATGGGCTTAGAGCAACTAGAACACCTGGATTTTCAGCATTCCACTCTGAAACAGATCAATGCTTTTTCAGCATTCCTATCACTCAGAAACCTCCGCTACCTTGATATTTCTTATACCAACATCCGCATTGTCTTCCATGGCATCTTTACTGGCTTAGTCAGTCTGCAAACCTTGAAAATGGCAGGCAACTCTTTTCAGAACAACTTGCTCCCTGACATCTTCACAGAACTGACTAACTTAACCGTCTTGGACCTCTCTAAGTGTCAGCTGGAACAGGTAGCCCAGACAGCATTTCACTCCCTCTCTAGCCTTCAGGTGCTGAATATGAGTCACAACAAACTCTTGTCACTGGATACATTTCTTTATGAACCACTCCACTCGCTCCGGATCCTAGACTGCAGCTTCAACCGTATCATGGCCTCTAAGGAGCAAGAACTACAGAATTTGCCAAGGAGCCTCACTTGGCTAAATCTTACTCAGAATGCATTTGCTTGTGTTTGTGAACATCAGAGTTTCCTGCAGTGGGTCAAGGACCAGAGGCAGCTCTTGGTGGGAGCTGAGCAAATGATGTGTGCAGAGCCTTTAGATATGGAGGACATGCCAGTGCTTAGCTTCAGGAACGCCACTTGTCAGCTGAGCAAGACGATCATCAGTGTGTCGGTGGTCACTGTGCTCCTGGTGTCTGTGGTAGGAATCCTAGTCTACAAGTTCTATTTCCACCTGATGCTTCTTGCTGGCTGCAAAAAGTATGGCAGGGGCGAGAGCACCTATGATGCCTTTGTCATCTACTCGAGCCAGGATGAAGACTGGGTGCGGAATGAACTGGTAAAGAACTTGGAGGAGGGCGTGCCCCCCTTTCAGCTCTGCCTTCACTACAGGGACTTTATTCCTGGGGTGGCCATCGCCGCCAATATCATCCAGGAGGGTTTCCACAAAAGCCGTAAGGTTATTGTCGTGGTGTCCCAGCACTTCATCCAGAGCCGATGGTGTATCTTCGAGTATGAGATTGCCCAGACCTGGCAGTTTCTGAGCAGCCGTGCTGGCATCATCTTCATCGTCCTGCAGAAGCTGGAGAAGTCTCTCCTGCGGCAGCAGGTGGAGCTCTATCGCCTTCTGAGCAGGAACACCTACCTGGAGTGGGAGGACAGTGTCCTGGGGCGGCATGTCTTCTGGAGAAGACTCAGAAAAGCCTTGCTGGCTGGTAAACCCCAGAGTCCAGAAGGAACAGCAGATGCAGAAACCAACCCGCAAGAAGCGACAACCTCCACCTGA
- the TLR4 gene encoding toll-like receptor 4 isoform X1, protein MMARARLAAALIPATAILSCLRTESWDPCVQVVPNISYQCMELNLYKIPDNIPISTKMLDLSFNYLRHLGSHNFSSFPELQVLDLSRCEIKIIEDDTFQGLNHLSTLILTGNPIQSLAWGAFSGLSSLQKLVAVETNLVSLNDFPIGHLKNLKELNVAHNFIHSFKLPEYFSNLPNLEHLDLSNNKIQNIYYEDVKVLHQMPLLNLSLDLSLNPLDFIEPGTFKEIKLNGLTLRSNFNSSHVMKTCIQGLAGLKTNRLVLGEFKNERKLQRFDRSFLEGLCNLTIEQFRIAYLDKFSGDDTDLFNCLANVSVISLLSISLGSLQALLKDFRWQHLEIINCDFDKFPALKLSSLKKFVFTDNKDISTFTEFQLPSLQYLDLKRNHLSFKGCCSHTDFGTTNLKHLDLSFNDVITLGSNFMGLEQLEHLDFQHSTLKQINAFSAFLSLRNLRYLDISYTNIRIVFHGIFTGLVSLQTLKMAGNSFQNNLLPDIFTELTNLTVLDLSKCQLEQVAQTAFHSLSSLQVLNMSHNKLLSLDTFLYEPLHSLRILDCSFNRIMASKEQELQNLPRSLTWLNLTQNAFACVCEHQSFLQWVKDQRQLLVGAEQMMCAEPLDMEDMPVLSFRNATCQLSKTIISVSVVTVLLVSVVGILVYKFYFHLMLLAGCKKYGRGESTYDAFVIYSSQDEDWVRNELVKNLEEGVPPFQLCLHYRDFIPGVAIAANIIQEGFHKSRKVIVVVSQHFIQSRWCIFEYEIAQTWQFLSSRAGIIFIVLQKLEKSLLRQQVELYRLLSRNTYLEWEDSVLGRHVFWRRLRKALLAGKPQSPEGTADAETNPQEATTST, encoded by the exons GTTGTTCCTAACATTAGTTACCAGTGCATGGAGCTGAATCTCTACAAAATCCCCGACAACATCCCCATATCAaccaagatgctggacctgagCTTTAACTACCTGAGACATTTAGGCAGCCATAACTTCTCCAGCTTCCCAGAACTGCAAGTGCTGGATTTATCCAG ATGTGAAATTAAGATTATTGAAGACGACACATTTCAGGGCCTAAACCACCTCTCCACCTTGATACTGACGGGAAACCCTATCCAGAGTTTAGCCTGGGGAGCCTTTTCTGGGCTATCAAGTTTACAGAAGCTGGTGGCCGTGGAGACAAACCTAGTCTCTCTAAATGACTTCCCCATTGGACATCTCAAAAACTTGAAAGAGCTTAATGTGGCTCACAATTTTATCCATTCCTTCAAGTTACCTGAATATTTTTCTAACCTGCCCAACCTGGAGCACTTGGATCTTTCTAACAACAAaatccaaaatatttattatgaagaTGTGAAAGTTCTACATCAAATGCCCCTACTCAACCTCTCTTTAGATTTGTCCTTGAACCCTTTAGACTTTATTGAACCAGGTACCTTTAAAGAAATTAAGCTCAATGGATTGACTCTGCGAAGTAATTTTAACAGTTCACATGTCATGAAAACCTGTATTCAAGGTCTGGCTGGTTTAAAAACCAACCGGCTGGTTTTGggagaatttaaaaatgaaaggaagttGCAAAGATTTGACAGATCTTTCCTGGAGGGACTGTGCAACCTGACCATTGAACAATTCCGGATAGCGTACTTGGACAAATTCTCAGGGGACGATACAGACTTATTTAATTGTTTGGCAAATGTTTCTGTGATTTCTCTGTTGAGTATATCTTTAGGAAGTCTACAAGCCCTTCTTAAAGATTTTAGATGGCAACACTTAGAAATTATTAACTGTGACTTTGacaagtttcctgcattgaagcTCAGTTCTCTCAAAAAGTTTGTTTTCACAGACAACAAAGATATAAGCACTTTTACTGAGTTTCAGCTACCGAGCCTTCAGTATCTAGATCTCAAAAGAAATCACTTGAGTTTCAAGGGGTGCTGTTCTCACACTGATTTTGGGACAACCAACCTGAAGCATTTAGATCTGAGCTTCAATGATGTCATTACCTTAGGTTCAAACTTCATGGGCTTAGAGCAACTAGAACACCTGGATTTTCAGCATTCCACTCTGAAACAGATCAATGCTTTTTCAGCATTCCTATCACTCAGAAACCTCCGCTACCTTGATATTTCTTATACCAACATCCGCATTGTCTTCCATGGCATCTTTACTGGCTTAGTCAGTCTGCAAACCTTGAAAATGGCAGGCAACTCTTTTCAGAACAACTTGCTCCCTGACATCTTCACAGAACTGACTAACTTAACCGTCTTGGACCTCTCTAAGTGTCAGCTGGAACAGGTAGCCCAGACAGCATTTCACTCCCTCTCTAGCCTTCAGGTGCTGAATATGAGTCACAACAAACTCTTGTCACTGGATACATTTCTTTATGAACCACTCCACTCGCTCCGGATCCTAGACTGCAGCTTCAACCGTATCATGGCCTCTAAGGAGCAAGAACTACAGAATTTGCCAAGGAGCCTCACTTGGCTAAATCTTACTCAGAATGCATTTGCTTGTGTTTGTGAACATCAGAGTTTCCTGCAGTGGGTCAAGGACCAGAGGCAGCTCTTGGTGGGAGCTGAGCAAATGATGTGTGCAGAGCCTTTAGATATGGAGGACATGCCAGTGCTTAGCTTCAGGAACGCCACTTGTCAGCTGAGCAAGACGATCATCAGTGTGTCGGTGGTCACTGTGCTCCTGGTGTCTGTGGTAGGAATCCTAGTCTACAAGTTCTATTTCCACCTGATGCTTCTTGCTGGCTGCAAAAAGTATGGCAGGGGCGAGAGCACCTATGATGCCTTTGTCATCTACTCGAGCCAGGATGAAGACTGGGTGCGGAATGAACTGGTAAAGAACTTGGAGGAGGGCGTGCCCCCCTTTCAGCTCTGCCTTCACTACAGGGACTTTATTCCTGGGGTGGCCATCGCCGCCAATATCATCCAGGAGGGTTTCCACAAAAGCCGTAAGGTTATTGTCGTGGTGTCCCAGCACTTCATCCAGAGCCGATGGTGTATCTTCGAGTATGAGATTGCCCAGACCTGGCAGTTTCTGAGCAGCCGTGCTGGCATCATCTTCATCGTCCTGCAGAAGCTGGAGAAGTCTCTCCTGCGGCAGCAGGTGGAGCTCTATCGCCTTCTGAGCAGGAACACCTACCTGGAGTGGGAGGACAGTGTCCTGGGGCGGCATGTCTTCTGGAGAAGACTCAGAAAAGCCTTGCTGGCTGGTAAACCCCAGAGTCCAGAAGGAACAGCAGATGCAGAAACCAACCCGCAAGAAGCGACAACCTCCACCTGA